Below is a genomic region from Paenibacillus rhizovicinus.
TTTGCCCGGGCACCGCTTTTCATACTCCATCCCATACGTTTCACAACGCTGGCAGTGCGCTTCATGTCTTCATGCTGCAACAAGTCGTATGTTTACAAAATCGTAGCGTGCAGTTCTTCGTTCATCAATTGGACGGGCTTGTTAGCCGCATCCAAAATGACGACTTTCGGCTTGTAGCTGCGTGCTTCTTCTTCCGTCATCATGCCGTATGCGATAATGATGACATTGTCGCCGGGCTGCACGAGTCTTGCCGCAGCGCCGTTCAAGCAGATAACGCCGGAGCCGCGCGGGCCTGTAATGACGTAGGTTTCCAGACGGGCCCCGTTGTTGTTATTGACGATCTGGACTTTCTCGTTCGGCCAAATATCCGCCATTTCCATCAGATCTTCGTCGATGGTAATGCTGCCGACGTAATTCAGATTCGCCTCAGTTACTGTAGCTCGGTGCAGCTTGGATTTCATCATTGTTCTGAACATGAGGTTCACCTCCGGCCGTTTGAAATAATCGGTTATCGATCAAACGCGTGCCGCCGAATTTGACGGCCAGCGCGAGAATAAGCTTGTCGTTCAATTCCGCAAGCCGACGATCAGGTTCAATCGGCTGCAAGGAAGGGTAATGCAGCAATTCCACATAATCAATGATGGCGAGCGGTGCCGACTGAA
It encodes:
- the panD gene encoding aspartate 1-decarboxylase, giving the protein MFRTMMKSKLHRATVTEANLNYVGSITIDEDLMEMADIWPNEKVQIVNNNNGARLETYVITGPRGSGVICLNGAAARLVQPGDNVIIIAYGMMTEEEARSYKPKVVILDAANKPVQLMNEELHATIL